One Hermetia illucens chromosome 4, iHerIll2.2.curated.20191125, whole genome shotgun sequence DNA segment encodes these proteins:
- the LOC119656269 gene encoding hypodermin-A-like, protein MVPLICMQLSVLLLVIHVVMNFILFLMSLNHFLNIICIKQETSIDHFPFLVSIRRNILEIENLTAVHTCAGVIFTGDEILTTASCLHDVQGNALLRPYSFTITAGVSDLKEVTNFERFSALVKIHPRFSLGSLEYDIAVIRLDKHLPINNKTIAMANLETSEIQEGKPCTIAGWGATAMKPFINLPGKLYTNKVHINKDCAGFLFFEYNIRIKDTQICAGSNDPNEDTCFQDTGSPLICDNRIVGLANVYNECKVGKTKGTAYTKVSKYTDFIFGIRGSISASVKPILWTFIIIKISV, encoded by the exons ATGGTTCCTCTTATCTGCATGCAATTGTCAGTTTTGTTATTGGTTATTCATGTCgtaatgaattttattttatttcttatgtCACTTAATCattttttgaatataatatGCATTAAACAAGAAACGTCAATTGATCATTTCCCTTTTTTG GTGTCAATTCGacgaaatattttggaaatagaAAACTTGACAGCCGTGCATACCTGTGCCGGTGTCATTTTTACTGGAGACGAAATTTTGACAACTGCAAGTTGTCTACATGACGTCCA AGGAAATGCTTTGCTGCGCCCTTACTCATTTACAATTACTGCTGGTGTGTCAGACCTCAAAGAAGTAACCAACTTTGAACGATTTTCAGCCTTGGTGAAAATTCATCCCCGTTTTTCGTTAGGCAGTTTGGAATATGATATTGCGGTTATCCGGTTGGATAAACACCTGCCAATTAATAACAAAACTATTGCGATGGCTAATCTGGAAACATCTGAAATTCAGGAAGGCAAACCATGTACTATTGCAGGATGGGGTGCAACTGCTATG AAACCATTTATCAACCTTCCGGGAAAGCTCTACACGAATAAAGTACATATTAACAAGGATTGTGCAGGCTTCCTATTCTTTGAATATAATATCAGGATAAAGGATACTCAGATATGTGCTG GATCAAATGACCCAAATGAAGACACATGCTTTCAAGACACCGGCTCACCATTAATATGTGACAATCGTATAGTCGGACTTGCAAATGTTTATAATGAATGCAAAGTGGGCAAAACAAAAGGAACTGCATACACGAAAGTATCTAAATACACTGACTTTATATTCGGAATTCGAGGTAGTATTTCCGCGTCTGTAAAGCCAATCTTGTGGACATTCATAATCATAAAAATATCTGTGTAA